One genomic segment of Luteimonas galliterrae includes these proteins:
- the kdpC gene encoding potassium-transporting ATPase subunit KdpC, whose translation MSTRNSALGNGYDLRGSIGLSLVAVLVMGLLYSLAGAGLGRVLFPYQANGSIIERDGKAVGSALIPQPFVADGYFQARPSGPNYDPMAAAGSNQARTNPDLRKRIDEARAAVAAREGIVAADVPIELITQSGSGLDPHITLRGAQVQAARVAKARGMEVAQVERLIAQHTERPQFGLFGLPRVNVLELNLALDSRK comes from the coding sequence ATGAGCACTCGTAATTCCGCATTGGGCAACGGCTACGACCTGCGCGGGTCGATCGGGCTTTCGCTCGTCGCCGTCCTGGTAATGGGCCTGTTGTATTCGCTGGCCGGCGCCGGACTGGGCCGAGTGCTGTTTCCGTACCAAGCCAACGGCAGCATCATCGAACGCGACGGCAAGGCGGTCGGCTCAGCGCTGATCCCGCAACCTTTCGTCGCCGATGGATATTTCCAGGCGCGTCCGAGCGGGCCGAATTACGATCCGATGGCGGCGGCAGGCAGCAACCAGGCACGCACCAACCCCGATCTGCGCAAGCGCATCGACGAAGCGCGTGCGGCCGTCGCAGCGCGCGAGGGTATCGTCGCTGCCGACGTGCCGATCGAATTGATCACGCAGTCCGGCAGCGGCCTGGATCCGCACATCACGCTGCGGGGTGCGCAGGTGCAGGCCGCGCGGGTGGCCAAGGCGCGTGGAATGGAAGTGGCGCAAGTCGAGCGATTGATCGCGCAGCACACGGAAAGGCCGCAATTTGGGTTATTCGGACTGCCGCGGGTAAATGTGCTGGAATTGAATTTGGCGCTGGACTCGAGGAAATGA